A genomic segment from Polyangiaceae bacterium encodes:
- a CDS encoding biopolymer transporter ExbD: MSTGQTASNPQKASVVRFKAALRKAKRRNAREPEIDFLNITAMLDLMTIILVFLLKSLASSAGAIPQSDDLRLPASVMTGEPAEEGVLIVVSKSQILVGQESSPVVKLPPRDQLAQTGIDAKYKRGGPNDMFIVPLGNALQHARDIDKAVRTAKGLNPNSSEAIVVVDKTTPYRLLIEVLFTLGQSEFGKYHLMVMSGKK; encoded by the coding sequence ATGAGCACCGGACAAACGGCCTCGAATCCACAAAAGGCCAGCGTCGTCCGCTTCAAGGCCGCCCTCCGGAAGGCCAAGAGAAGAAACGCTCGCGAGCCCGAGATCGACTTCCTCAACATCACCGCGATGCTCGACCTGATGACGATCATCCTCGTCTTCCTCCTGAAGAGCCTCGCATCCTCCGCCGGCGCCATCCCTCAGTCCGACGATCTGCGTTTGCCCGCGTCCGTCATGACCGGCGAACCCGCCGAAGAAGGCGTGCTCATCGTCGTCTCCAAGAGCCAAATCCTCGTCGGCCAAGAATCCTCGCCCGTCGTCAAGCTCCCCCCACGCGATCAACTCGCGCAAACGGGCATCGACGCGAAATACAAACGAGGCGGGCCGAACGACATGTTCATCGTCCCCCTCGGCAACGCCCTGCAGCACGCTCGCGACATCGACAAGGCCGTCCGCACCGCAAAAGGCCTGAACCCCAACTCGTCCGAAGCCATCGTGGTCGTCGACAAAACCACGCCCTACAGGCTCCTCATCGAGGTCCTCTTCACCCTCGGTCAAAGCGAGTTCGGCAAGTACCACCTGATGGTCATGAGCGGGAAGAAATAG
- a CDS encoding biopolymer transporter ExbD, which translates to MAENNDAPLSAAQRSRIRRLSQPVEPQPGEEAGELNIVPFLDIITNVMMFVLASVSVTFITSIDTTPPAIGGKGKSDVATKALNLSAFVTKDGISLKTSSGNIAPGCQGTGAGITVPIQNVGGEQKHDFATVTACAKKLKGARPEFKEETQVTITANGGIDYATIIDTMDALRKDGEEDLFPDVHFGVVGAGR; encoded by the coding sequence ATGGCCGAGAACAACGATGCCCCGCTCAGCGCCGCACAGCGATCCCGCATCAGGCGGCTATCGCAGCCTGTAGAGCCGCAACCTGGCGAAGAGGCGGGAGAGCTCAACATCGTCCCCTTTCTCGACATCATCACCAACGTGATGATGTTCGTGCTCGCTAGCGTGTCGGTCACGTTCATCACGTCGATCGACACGACCCCGCCAGCCATCGGCGGCAAAGGCAAGAGCGACGTCGCCACCAAGGCTCTCAACCTGTCCGCCTTCGTCACCAAAGACGGCATCTCGCTCAAAACCTCGAGCGGCAACATCGCCCCAGGTTGTCAAGGCACCGGCGCCGGCATCACCGTCCCGATACAAAACGTCGGCGGAGAACAAAAACACGACTTCGCCACCGTCACCGCTTGCGCCAAAAAACTCAAAGGTGCCCGCCCCGAGTTCAAGGAGGAAACGCAGGTGACCATCACTGCGAACGGCGGAATCGACTACGCAACCATCATCGATACGATGGATGCGCTGCGCAAAGATGGCGAAGAAGACCTCTTCCCGGATGTGCACTTCGGTGTCGTGGGAGCAGGGCGATGA
- a CDS encoding biopolymer transporter ExbD: MHGIQLKFVQNKVGGHGKRAVAGALNLVSFIDFLITTVIFLLMSFSASGEITVDKNVKLPKAENVEDIIDAPMVAVNGNQILVDGVLAGSTRAVEELGRMQKIDELFTILKNKRELWKQIQPNKPFPGVCILQVDQQVPALVVKSVFQTAAFAGYPNVSFMVGKLPKSN; this comes from the coding sequence ATGCACGGCATCCAGTTGAAGTTCGTCCAAAACAAGGTCGGGGGCCACGGCAAAAGAGCCGTCGCCGGCGCCCTCAACTTGGTGAGCTTCATCGACTTCCTCATCACCACCGTCATCTTCCTGCTCATGTCGTTCTCCGCGTCCGGTGAAATCACCGTCGACAAGAACGTCAAACTGCCCAAGGCCGAGAACGTCGAAGACATCATCGACGCACCCATGGTCGCCGTGAACGGCAACCAAATCCTCGTCGACGGCGTCCTCGCAGGCTCCACGCGCGCCGTCGAAGAGCTCGGACGCATGCAGAAGATCGACGAGCTCTTCACGATCCTGAAGAACAAGCGCGAGCTGTGGAAGCAGATCCAGCCGAACAAGCCCTTCCCCGGCGTCTGCATCCTCCAGGTCGACCAGCAAGTCCCCGCACTCGTCGTCAAGAGCGTCTTCCAAACAGCCGCGTTCGCGGGTTACCCGAACGTCAGCTTCATGGTCGGCAAACTCCCCAAGTCAAACTGA
- a CDS encoding biopolymer transporter ExbD produces MGGVDVGGEGGKKKATNTEINMVPFIDLLMCTIAFLLITAVWVTNSRMNADAQVPGPPNPDKELTPQTPEKVLNLHIGETDFALIWKQGATVVSEIRVPKNSNPDNPIIRYPELAAKIKTEWEQNGSHRDPSDKKLDQAIMHSDNRAPFKEIIAVLDALYATKRVVKLPDGDKELPVFNMTFSVR; encoded by the coding sequence ATGGGTGGCGTAGATGTCGGCGGCGAGGGTGGGAAGAAGAAGGCAACCAATACCGAAATCAACATGGTCCCCTTCATCGACCTGTTGATGTGCACCATCGCATTTCTCTTGATCACCGCCGTTTGGGTCACCAACTCGCGCATGAACGCGGATGCTCAAGTTCCCGGGCCACCGAACCCCGACAAGGAACTCACTCCGCAAACGCCCGAAAAAGTGCTGAATCTGCACATCGGCGAAACCGACTTCGCCCTCATCTGGAAACAGGGCGCTACGGTCGTCAGTGAAATCCGCGTACCGAAAAACTCGAACCCCGATAACCCGATCATTCGGTACCCCGAGCTCGCTGCGAAGATCAAAACCGAGTGGGAGCAAAACGGCAGCCACCGAGATCCCAGCGACAAGAAGCTCGATCAAGCGATCATGCACAGCGACAATCGCGCTCCTTTCAAGGAGATCATCGCCGTGCTCGACGCTCTTTACGCCACCAAACGCGTGGTGAAGCTTCCCGACGGTGACAAAGAACTTCCCGTCTTCAACATGACTTTCTCCGTTCGATGA
- a CDS encoding MotA/TolQ/ExbB proton channel family protein codes for MHAMYEHFKEGGWGMWPILFWSILTIGIIVERAIYLFGSAINKDVFLATMQKCILAGDVAKAVKMCSAANAPLARIVQAGLVKVNRPDEEVQAAMDEAALRELPKLSARTAYLGLLANLSMLSGLLGTVTGLIIAFGSVGGESVDPSQKARVLAQGISEAMNCTAFGLAVAILGLIGFAVLNGKTQQVEDDINEASVMVLNLVVSNRQKVNVNAVGQAAA; via the coding sequence ATGCACGCGATGTACGAGCACTTCAAAGAGGGTGGATGGGGCATGTGGCCCATCTTGTTTTGGTCGATCCTCACGATCGGCATCATCGTCGAGCGCGCGATCTACTTGTTTGGCTCGGCGATCAACAAGGACGTCTTCCTCGCCACGATGCAGAAGTGCATCCTCGCTGGCGACGTTGCCAAGGCCGTCAAGATGTGCTCCGCCGCGAACGCGCCGCTCGCTCGCATCGTGCAAGCAGGCCTTGTCAAGGTGAATCGCCCTGACGAGGAAGTGCAAGCAGCGATGGACGAAGCCGCTCTTCGCGAACTGCCGAAGCTCAGCGCACGCACGGCCTACCTTGGCCTTCTTGCAAACCTGTCCATGCTCTCGGGCCTCCTCGGCACCGTGACGGGCCTCATCATCGCCTTCGGATCCGTCGGTGGTGAGTCGGTCGATCCGAGCCAAAAGGCTCGCGTGCTCGCGCAAGGCATCTCCGAAGCCATGAACTGCACCGCGTTCGGTCTCGCGGTCGCCATCTTGGGCCTCATCGGCTTCGCCGTTCTCAACGGCAAGACGCAACAGGTCGAAGACGACATCAACGAGGCCTCCGTCATGGTGCTCAACCTCGTCGTGTCCAACCGCCAAAAGGTCAACGTCAACGCCGTCGGTCAAGCGGCTGCGTGA
- a CDS encoding MotA/TolQ/ExbB proton channel family protein, translated as MRHLFMLAAEGGSEVGMWAAIKENPTFLMMNVVVSAVVVTIIIERTYFQLDRYRVNSKEFFVQIKKLVVAGNIDRAIKLCDAGDYPILQLVKAGLTQASKGADEIDAALSEKLSELKPAVEKRVGTLWSLANIATLIGLVGTVSGLIKTFSSIAAPGLSAAVKQQMLSNGIAEAMYNTAFGLGIAVVCMVAHVFLHTRAKNIQHDLESTTERVFNLLTISKPNL; from the coding sequence ATGCGTCACCTGTTCATGTTGGCGGCGGAAGGCGGGAGCGAGGTCGGAATGTGGGCGGCCATCAAGGAAAACCCCACGTTCCTCATGATGAACGTGGTCGTCTCCGCCGTCGTAGTGACCATCATCATCGAGCGGACGTACTTCCAACTCGATCGCTACCGCGTCAACTCCAAAGAGTTTTTCGTTCAGATCAAGAAGCTCGTGGTCGCAGGCAACATCGACCGCGCCATCAAGCTGTGCGACGCCGGCGACTACCCCATCCTGCAACTCGTCAAAGCGGGTTTGACCCAGGCAAGCAAAGGCGCCGACGAAATCGACGCCGCGCTCAGCGAAAAACTCTCCGAGCTGAAACCGGCCGTCGAGAAACGCGTCGGAACCCTTTGGTCACTCGCCAATATCGCGACCCTCATCGGTCTCGTCGGCACCGTCAGCGGTCTCATCAAGACGTTTTCGTCCATCGCCGCTCCCGGTTTGTCCGCGGCAGTCAAGCAACAAATGCTGTCGAACGGCATCGCCGAAGCCATGTACAATACCGCCTTCGGTCTCGGTATCGCCGTTGTGTGCATGGTCGCGCACGTCTTCCTTCACACCCGAGCGAAGAACATCCAGCACGACCTGGAGAGTACGACCGAGCGGGTCTTCAACCTCCTCACCATCAGCAAGCCCAACCTCTAG
- a CDS encoding SNF2 helicase associated domain-containing protein has protein sequence MPPPITDALSTLSDRGLRRLLGARTFLRGLEYFRRRVVEDVEVRDMSASGIVRASDSEPHPVRVELSPDGIKSHCTCPTFAKGGQHCKHVAALLITLRDQARGSQPRQNPTGHAPMHHQTAHAGGDALKRVRRRERHGGVQPPAVNPVPAVSMISSVPTSNLAAPQTDATAKQTGIGAWLPPEGMAGGRRVEFRLHVRQGALTVTVLDAEARVPVLPSVALAWQALYPTPDRDALRLLARFESGNPRHPAVDVRGEDVAELLPLLEGQRVLLEPALMQLRFADDSLRPRFDLETVGGDTIIVKVSFEKPTDKRRFSLLQGGWFEGWPGWHIDTQEGIARRIDKRVSPAAMRRLLRSPTIGEPMRDLVRIIMQGLPKVALEVGAELPDLAQIVDVVDLAPTFRMRAGGSLVEARVQLWAAYGDEEVQVRADGITPPVLVQPPEEGMKRARCVRVDIAAQQDAASKLAALGLRPDDTGQGFIANGDAAIRFWSEGLAELPEDWDLFVPEDLVDTQVRHKPIGAFAKVTSGMDWLSVKLTFESEGVAVDREELRRCLAEGKRYVRLEDGSFATLDADAVRAMLDREIELLTSSGKGGKLPLSHAGRIQELLGHASGASVSGGARELFHKLSSIGEIESAKKPRNLKATLRPYQDDGLSWLKFIHGIGSGGVLADDMGLGKTVQTIALLLLVKQEEKHLKTLIIAPTSVVTNWERELERFSPSLRVALWHGADRKEQIEEVQEAEVIITSYALLRRDEEFLTKLDLTYAILDEAQHIKNPMSATAAAAKRLKARRRLALTGTPIENRLSEIWSIFDFVSPGLLGPLDKFESRFARPIEAGDYKTAQRLRAIIHPFILRRTKQEVAKDLPEKIETDQICDLTGDQRSIYMQVAREVRAQVLGEVERVGLAKSHIQILAGLTRLRQAACDPRLLGLPREFGDDDSGKLIALRELIAEAVEGGHKVLVFSQFVMMLKIIERAMKEDGVTYEYLDGSTKDRAERVERFQNDPTVPVFLISLKAGGTGLNLTAADTVIHFDPWWNPAVEQQATDRAHRIGQTKVVTAYRLVAAGTIEEKILQLKAKKRELVASVLSEDQGGAKKLTKSDLEELFAVD, from the coding sequence GTGCCGCCTCCCATTACCGACGCCCTTTCCACCCTGAGCGACCGAGGACTACGCCGCCTACTCGGCGCGCGCACTTTCCTGCGGGGGCTCGAGTACTTTCGACGTCGCGTTGTCGAGGACGTCGAAGTTCGCGACATGAGCGCCAGCGGCATCGTCCGCGCCAGCGACTCGGAACCTCATCCCGTGCGCGTCGAGCTGTCACCCGACGGCATCAAAAGCCACTGCACATGCCCGACGTTTGCCAAGGGAGGTCAGCACTGCAAACACGTTGCAGCGCTGCTCATCACGCTTCGCGATCAGGCACGAGGATCGCAGCCTCGGCAGAATCCGACCGGTCACGCGCCCATGCATCATCAAACCGCCCATGCAGGTGGCGATGCACTCAAGCGAGTTCGACGGCGTGAACGACATGGCGGCGTGCAACCACCGGCGGTCAATCCCGTGCCTGCGGTTTCCATGATCTCCTCCGTACCGACATCGAACCTCGCGGCGCCTCAAACGGACGCAACCGCCAAGCAGACGGGCATCGGTGCGTGGCTTCCGCCGGAAGGCATGGCCGGAGGGCGTCGCGTCGAGTTCCGACTGCACGTTCGTCAAGGTGCCCTTACCGTCACCGTGCTCGATGCCGAGGCGCGCGTGCCCGTTCTGCCCTCCGTTGCGCTCGCTTGGCAGGCGCTCTACCCGACGCCGGATCGCGATGCCCTGCGTCTGCTTGCTCGTTTCGAGAGCGGCAATCCACGTCATCCGGCCGTCGATGTACGTGGCGAAGACGTCGCCGAGCTGCTCCCGCTTCTCGAAGGTCAACGCGTCCTTCTCGAACCTGCGCTCATGCAGCTTCGTTTTGCCGACGACTCACTCAGGCCTCGCTTCGACCTCGAGACCGTCGGAGGCGACACGATCATCGTCAAAGTGAGCTTTGAAAAGCCCACCGACAAACGCCGTTTTTCGCTTCTTCAGGGTGGTTGGTTCGAGGGGTGGCCAGGCTGGCACATCGACACGCAAGAAGGCATCGCGCGACGCATCGACAAGCGCGTGTCTCCTGCGGCCATGCGGCGACTCCTTCGTTCTCCAACGATTGGCGAACCCATGCGTGATCTCGTGCGGATCATCATGCAGGGCTTGCCCAAGGTCGCGCTCGAAGTCGGCGCTGAATTGCCCGACCTCGCGCAGATCGTCGACGTCGTCGACTTGGCGCCCACGTTCCGCATGCGCGCAGGTGGATCGCTCGTCGAAGCGCGCGTGCAGCTTTGGGCTGCTTATGGCGACGAAGAAGTGCAAGTCCGCGCCGACGGCATCACGCCCCCAGTGCTCGTGCAGCCCCCCGAAGAAGGGATGAAACGCGCACGTTGCGTGCGCGTCGACATCGCCGCTCAACAGGACGCCGCAAGCAAGCTCGCAGCTCTCGGCTTGCGCCCCGACGACACGGGTCAGGGCTTCATCGCCAACGGTGATGCGGCCATTCGATTCTGGAGCGAAGGCCTCGCCGAGCTACCCGAAGACTGGGACTTGTTCGTCCCCGAAGATCTCGTCGACACGCAAGTTCGCCACAAGCCCATCGGAGCCTTTGCGAAGGTCACGAGCGGCATGGATTGGCTCAGCGTCAAGCTCACCTTCGAGAGCGAAGGCGTTGCGGTCGATCGCGAAGAATTGCGTCGATGCCTCGCCGAGGGCAAACGCTACGTGCGCCTCGAAGACGGGTCGTTCGCGACGCTCGATGCGGATGCCGTGCGCGCCATGCTCGATCGCGAAATCGAGCTGCTCACGTCTTCGGGCAAAGGCGGCAAGCTCCCGCTTTCTCATGCCGGGCGCATTCAGGAGCTGCTCGGGCACGCGAGCGGCGCGAGCGTTTCAGGTGGCGCGCGCGAGCTGTTCCACAAGCTCTCCAGCATCGGCGAGATCGAGAGCGCCAAGAAGCCTCGGAACCTGAAGGCCACACTCCGGCCTTACCAAGATGATGGTTTGTCCTGGCTCAAATTCATCCACGGCATCGGTTCAGGCGGTGTTTTGGCGGATGACATGGGTCTTGGAAAAACCGTTCAAACCATCGCGCTCTTGCTGTTGGTAAAACAGGAAGAGAAGCACCTGAAGACGCTCATCATCGCGCCGACCAGCGTCGTGACGAATTGGGAGCGCGAGCTCGAGCGCTTCTCACCGTCACTGCGCGTTGCGCTCTGGCATGGCGCAGATCGCAAAGAGCAAATCGAGGAAGTGCAGGAAGCGGAGGTGATCATCACGAGTTACGCGCTTTTGCGTCGTGATGAAGAGTTCCTCACGAAGCTCGATCTGACCTATGCAATCTTGGACGAAGCGCAGCACATCAAGAACCCGATGTCGGCAACGGCTGCGGCGGCCAAGCGTTTGAAGGCGCGTCGGCGGCTGGCACTCACGGGCACGCCGATCGAGAACCGCCTGAGCGAAATCTGGTCGATCTTCGATTTCGTATCGCCGGGGCTGCTCGGACCGCTCGACAAGTTCGAATCGCGCTTTGCGCGACCCATCGAAGCTGGCGACTACAAGACCGCGCAAAGGCTACGCGCGATCATTCATCCGTTCATCCTGCGACGTACGAAGCAGGAAGTGGCCAAGGATCTGCCCGAGAAGATCGAAACGGATCAGATCTGCGATCTCACGGGTGATCAGCGATCGATCTACATGCAGGTGGCGCGCGAAGTGCGAGCTCAGGTGCTGGGCGAGGTGGAGCGCGTGGGTCTGGCCAAGAGCCACATTCAGATCCTCGCGGGCCTCACGCGTTTGCGTCAAGCTGCGTGCGATCCGAGGCTCCTCGGTTTGCCGCGCGAGTTTGGCGACGACGACTCGGGCAAACTCATCGCGTTGCGCGAGCTCATTGCCGAAGCGGTCGAAGGTGGCCACAAGGTGCTCGTATTCAGTCAGTTCGTGATGATGCTCAAGATCATCGAGCGAGCGATGAAAGAGGACGGGGTCACGTACGAGTACCTCGACGGATCGACGAAGGATCGCGCGGAGCGTGTCGAGCGATTCCAGAATGATCCCACCGTGCCGGTGTTCCTCATCAGCCTGAAGGCGGGTGGTACGGGGCTCAATCTGACGGCTGCCGATACGGTGATTCACTTCGATCCGTGGTGGAATCCGGCGGTCGAGCAGCAGGCGACCGATCGTGCGCATCGCATTGGCCAGACCAAGGTGGTGACGGCGTATCGGCTCGTTGCAGCAGGGACGATTGAAGAGAAAATCTTGCAGCTCAAAGCGAAGAAGCGAGAGCTCGTGGCATCGGTGTTGAGCGAAGATCAGGGCGGGGCGAAGAAGCTGACGAAGTCGGATCTGGAAGAGCTATTCGCGGTCGACTGA